The Sporosarcina ureae genome includes a region encoding these proteins:
- a CDS encoding flavin reductase family protein: MYNMLNFSPRDLTAKEKKKFLIGSVIPRPIALVSTMSDSGIINIAPFSYFNIVTYDPPMLSIAVQRVDGNSKDTARNIYETKEAVVQVVDTDNVEAANATSAPLGPDESELDVSSFTTVDSKAVQVPGLNETKVRFETELYDSLVVYNEENIATTDVLLLKVKHYHIDETIYHNGYIDPLKLKAVSRLAGSDYAEIGKLFTVERPVN; this comes from the coding sequence ATGTATAACATGCTCAATTTCTCTCCACGAGATCTAACAGCAAAAGAAAAGAAGAAATTCCTGATTGGTTCCGTTATTCCTAGACCGATCGCATTGGTTTCTACGATGTCTGATTCGGGTATTATTAATATTGCACCATTCAGCTATTTCAATATCGTCACCTATGACCCCCCTATGTTATCGATCGCCGTGCAGCGCGTAGACGGGAATTCGAAAGATACGGCCAGAAATATTTATGAAACGAAAGAAGCCGTAGTCCAAGTTGTGGATACGGATAACGTAGAAGCAGCAAATGCGACGTCTGCACCGCTAGGGCCGGATGAAAGCGAGCTGGATGTATCGAGTTTTACAACAGTAGACTCAAAAGCGGTTCAAGTTCCAGGGTTGAATGAAACCAAGGTACGGTTTGAAACAGAGTTGTACGATTCATTGGTCGTTTACAATGAAGAAAACATCGCCACTACAGATGTTTTATTGCTGAAAGTAAAACATTATCACATAGATGAAACCATTTATCATAACGGCTATATTGACCCGTTGAAACTAAAAGCCGTAAGCAGACTTGCCGGTAGTGATTACGCGGAAATAGGTAAGCTATTCACAGTAGAACGGCCTGTTAACTAA
- a CDS encoding GNAT family N-acetyltransferase: MNSKRVRTEADLQKTFDIRKAVFVQEQQVPEEDEFDEFDGLNGLCEHILVEQEGQAIASGRLRVVEGVGKLERICVLASHRGLGVGKIIVEGLEDVAKDKEIASLTLHGQTHAEEFYQKLGYETTSDVFMEDGIPHIVMEKKLAL; encoded by the coding sequence ATGAACAGCAAGAGAGTACGTACAGAGGCAGATCTTCAAAAAACTTTTGACATACGAAAAGCAGTATTCGTCCAAGAACAACAGGTGCCGGAAGAGGACGAGTTCGATGAATTTGATGGGTTGAACGGATTATGTGAACATATTTTAGTGGAACAAGAAGGGCAAGCAATCGCGTCAGGTAGATTGAGAGTGGTAGAGGGGGTAGGGAAGTTAGAGCGTATTTGTGTATTGGCTTCTCATCGAGGTCTAGGCGTTGGAAAAATAATTGTTGAAGGCTTGGAGGATGTCGCAAAGGACAAGGAAATCGCTTCCTTAACATTACATGGGCAGACACATGCGGAAGAGTTTTATCAGAAACTTGGATACGAAACTACGTCTGATGTATTCATGGAAGATGGCATACCGCATATTGTGATGGAGAAAAAGTTGGCTCTATAG
- a CDS encoding VOC family protein: protein MEAIKKIHHITAIVGDPNENLKFYRDVLGLRLIKQTVNFEDPSVYHLYFGDQHVTPGTVITFFPWTNQNHGRKGSGQVGRIAFRVPKGSMDYWKEYLTAQNIHTEITQLFGKDTLEFDDVHGLELALVEGEIATDHYDIVDFHGAVLLSENPEGTKELLTGLMGLNELDINDQNQHFETVGKEKQHIITATPVQPAGRFGIGTVHHIAWSVPHKDALQEWQSALTDEQLKVTEVKDRNYFNSIYIKEKGRVVFEFATDGPGFDVDEDIKSLGSMLKLPEQYEHNRREYENQLPKLEV from the coding sequence ATGGAAGCAATTAAAAAGATCCACCATATTACAGCTATTGTAGGAGACCCTAATGAAAACCTGAAATTTTACAGAGATGTTTTGGGACTTCGTCTGATTAAGCAAACCGTAAACTTTGAAGATCCAAGCGTTTACCATTTGTACTTCGGAGATCAACATGTGACACCTGGTACAGTCATTACATTCTTCCCTTGGACAAATCAGAATCATGGCAGAAAAGGCAGTGGTCAGGTCGGACGAATTGCTTTCAGAGTACCAAAAGGAAGCATGGACTATTGGAAAGAGTATCTGACGGCTCAAAACATCCATACTGAAATAACACAACTTTTCGGTAAAGATACACTCGAGTTCGACGATGTTCATGGACTCGAGCTCGCACTAGTCGAAGGCGAAATTGCTACAGATCATTATGACATTGTCGATTTCCACGGTGCTGTTTTATTGTCCGAAAATCCGGAAGGCACAAAAGAACTTCTTACCGGCCTTATGGGATTAAACGAACTGGATATAAATGATCAAAATCAACACTTTGAAACAGTAGGCAAGGAAAAGCAACATATTATTACGGCAACTCCTGTGCAGCCTGCCGGGAGATTCGGGATCGGCACGGTCCACCACATCGCGTGGTCCGTGCCGCATAAGGATGCATTGCAAGAATGGCAGTCTGCACTGACTGATGAGCAATTGAAAGTCACCGAAGTGAAAGACAGAAATTACTTTAACTCGATCTACATTAAAGAAAAAGGACGAGTCGTGTTCGAGTTCGCAACGGACGGTCCAGGTTTCGATGTCGATGAAGATATAAAATCACTCGGTTCCATGCTGAAATTACCGGAACAATACGAACACAACAGACGAGAATACGAAAATCAGCTGCCGAAATTGGAGGTCTAG
- a CDS encoding alpha/beta hydrolase codes for MKYIYHENKKDAPVFVLLHGTGGTETDLVSLAELLNPEYNVLGIRGNVQENGMNRFFKRHGEGHYDWEDLAFRGNELYAFIEEKAKEYDFKMEDTVLVGFSNGSNIAIQMMLKHPETLKKAALFAPLYPADLEEKHDFSDVDVFLSLGEGDPIVPESESKRVIRLFEERGANVTTAWVKGHSLTQEVAMQAKNWLK; via the coding sequence ATGAAATATATTTACCATGAAAACAAAAAAGATGCACCCGTATTCGTATTGCTCCACGGCACAGGCGGTACAGAAACAGACTTAGTGTCTCTTGCCGAACTACTCAATCCTGAATACAACGTGTTAGGCATCAGAGGAAATGTGCAGGAAAACGGTATGAACAGATTCTTCAAACGTCACGGTGAAGGTCACTACGACTGGGAAGATCTTGCGTTCCGCGGCAATGAACTGTATGCATTCATTGAAGAAAAAGCAAAAGAGTATGATTTCAAAATGGAAGATACGGTGCTAGTCGGATTCTCAAACGGTTCGAATATCGCGATTCAAATGATGCTCAAACACCCAGAAACACTTAAAAAAGCCGCTTTATTCGCACCCTTATATCCTGCAGATCTAGAAGAAAAACATGACTTCAGCGATGTGGACGTATTCCTATCACTAGGCGAAGGGGATCCGATCGTGCCTGAATCCGAAAGCAAGCGCGTCATCCGTCTATTTGAAGAAAGAGGCGCAAACGTTACAACCGCATGGGTAAAAGGACACAGCCTGACACAAGAAGTCGCAATGCAAGCGAAAAACTGGTTGAAGTAA
- a CDS encoding diphthine--ammonia ligase, whose protein sequence is MTGVKFVTSWSGGKDSALAAYRAIREGNTPAMLWTMFDKDESHSKSHALPLEIIQAQAKQMDVPLMIRKADWAGYEVQFIDAMRVARAHGIHKAVFGDIDLEDHLLWVQSMCAKVGMETYHPLWEEPRRTLLEEFIAEGFEAYVIVVNTKMMPAEFLGRRFTIELMDELEALGIDSCGESGEFHTVVVDGPIFKERIPMKMSETIEKDGYVFMKCGIEQETSTD, encoded by the coding sequence ATGACGGGCGTGAAGTTCGTCACATCGTGGAGTGGCGGCAAGGATTCTGCGCTCGCGGCGTATCGCGCAATCCGAGAAGGAAATACGCCGGCGATGCTATGGACGATGTTTGATAAAGATGAGTCGCATTCCAAGTCACATGCATTACCACTAGAGATCATTCAAGCGCAGGCGAAGCAAATGGACGTTCCGCTGATGATCCGAAAAGCAGATTGGGCTGGCTATGAAGTTCAATTCATTGATGCGATGCGCGTTGCGAGAGCACATGGTATTCATAAAGCAGTATTTGGAGACATTGATTTAGAAGATCATTTGCTGTGGGTACAATCGATGTGCGCCAAAGTCGGTATGGAAACCTATCATCCACTCTGGGAAGAACCGCGACGTACGCTGCTCGAAGAATTCATTGCGGAAGGCTTTGAAGCGTATGTGATTGTGGTCAATACAAAGATGATGCCTGCAGAATTTCTCGGGAGACGCTTTACGATTGAATTAATGGATGAACTCGAAGCACTTGGCATTGATAGTTGCGGGGAGTCAGGAGAATTTCATACGGTTGTCGTCGATGGACCGATTTTCAAGGAACGCATTCCTATGAAAATGAGTGAAACAATCGAAAAAGATGGTTATGTATTTATGAAGTGCGGGATAGAACAGGAAACTTCCACAGACTGA
- a CDS encoding YceI family protein encodes MTKAIWNVDTAHSTVGFSVRHMMISNVKGTFNEFQGTIEADPEDLTGASIDFTIEANSIDTRKADRDNHLRSADFFDVEKYPHLSFKATKIEETSKDTYDLTGDFTIRDTTKPVTFNVTYEGMAKDPMSGDQAAGFTGNTKINRRDFGLTWNAALETGGVVVSDEVKINIEIQLRK; translated from the coding sequence ATGACAAAAGCAATATGGAACGTTGACACAGCACACAGTACAGTAGGTTTTTCAGTACGACATATGATGATTTCGAACGTAAAAGGTACATTTAACGAATTCCAAGGCACAATCGAAGCTGATCCAGAAGATTTAACAGGTGCATCCATCGATTTTACAATTGAGGCCAACAGTATCGATACACGCAAGGCCGACCGAGATAACCATTTACGTTCAGCTGACTTTTTCGATGTAGAAAAATATCCGCATTTATCATTTAAAGCGACAAAAATTGAGGAGACATCCAAAGATACGTATGACTTAACGGGCGACTTCACGATTAGAGATACAACGAAGCCTGTCACGTTCAACGTTACGTATGAAGGTATGGCGAAGGATCCAATGAGCGGAGACCAAGCTGCTGGATTTACAGGTAATACGAAAATTAATCGTAGAGACTTCGGTTTAACATGGAACGCTGCACTAGAAACTGGCGGCGTTGTCGTAAGTGATGAAGTCAAGATCAATATCGAAATTCAATTACGTAAGTGA